Proteins encoded in a region of the Mercenaria mercenaria strain notata chromosome 1, MADL_Memer_1, whole genome shotgun sequence genome:
- the LOC128557226 gene encoding probable inactive tRNA-specific adenosine deaminase-like protein 3, which yields MLLNLQISRLLSGTFFTDKELRVISSHITEAIKMAQLAKHSKQKPIGAVIVDPLTDMVIAKAYDIREGSHPLHHATMVCIDLVAKSQGGGMWKYPQETDLYSAEPDVKESKTGPYLCTGYHMYVTQDPCVISKGERQKYDIYNDQSQ from the exons ATGTTACTCAACTTACA AATCAGTCGTCTGCTATCTGGCACATTCTTTACAGACAAAGAGTTGAGAGTAATCAGCAGTCATATTACAGAGGCAATCAAAATGGCACAACTAGCTAAACACAGCAAACAG AAACCTATAGGAGCTGTAATAGTGGACCCGTTAACAGACATGGTGATAGCAAAGGCTTATGACATACGAGAAGGTTCTCATCCTCTTCATCATGCAACAATGGTGTGTATAGACTTGGTAGCTAAATCACAGGGTGGAGGAATGTGGAAATATCCACAAG AGACTGACTTGTATTCTGCTGAGCCAGATGTAAAAGAAAGTAAAACAGGACCATATTTATGTACAGGATATCATATGTATGTAACACAGGATCCTTGTGTCAT AAGTAAAGGTGAGAGACAGAAGTATGACATttacaatgaccagtcacaatag
- the LOC128557829 gene encoding uncharacterized protein LOC128557829 — protein sequence MAAKGGDNASPSDEIIDTKCSVCAGKNITREAEKYCVECQDFYCIPCTDTHKAFPALRAHKLLDKADFCTRGLRSSLPSLPTERCHIHKAKLLELFCKNHDEVVCATCVAINHRTCRDIHSIPDEVDNLYKQSASDQIKKQLLASKKAIDDIKKAKQQHLSDLKEQKQRATDSIKIYSKELEAELKRLETESLKEVDVQYKSMEIDLLNEIKEAEKHIDNLEQSGAKLQKSNGNKAQEFVCVKTAQRNILTVKRSTSKKQTEVKIFFSTDMKIKNYLKQLKALGQVATCKPRSTAYKVKQQRNINITLKKDKNTCRILGSCYIEDGSLLLADWNNNKLKRLDVSTDNIIDHLHLKAPIAVCLTRKKEAAVSLCNNSIQFVSLGDKMTTTRKLKMDHLCSCLAFNDGILYISDEDKTVYIHDINGVMLHKMTNDKSGKSIFSDTRRISVSTNRDCVYVADFNKGLITLDTQGNYLSTFTDPDLVCPRGVCTDKRGNILVCGWGSSNIVQISEDSKTTLGIIKTKKHPLSISFDPRRNTLAVTNDTINIVNVYELE from the exons ATGGCGGCTAAAGGTGGTGACAATGCATCGCCATCGGATGAAATAATAGACACCAAATGCTCTGTGTGTGCTGGGAAAAATATAACGCGAGAAGCTGAAAAATACTGTGTAGAATGTCAAGACTTTTACTGTATACCATGTACAGACACGCACAAAGCTTTTCCAGCATTGAGAGCACACAAATTGCTGGATAAAGCAGATTTCTGTACACGTGGTCTACGATCATCTTTACCGTCTTTACCAACAGAGAGATGCCATATTCATAAAGCCAAACTTTTGGAATTGTTCTGTAAAAACCATGATGAGGTTGTCTGCGCCACTTGTGTTGCTATCAATCACAG aacatgcCGAGATATACACTCCATTCCGGATGAAGTTGACAATCTATACAAACAATCAGCTTCTGATCAAATCAAGAAACAACTCCTTGCATCAAAGAAAGCTATAGATGATATAAAGAAAGCCAAACAACAACACCTCAGTGACCTAAAAGAACAAAAGCAGAGAGCAACTGATTCTATCAAAATCTACAGCAAAGAACTGGAGGCTGAGCTCAAGAGACTTGAAACTGAATCACTCAAAGAAGTTGATGTACAGTACAAAAGTATGGAAATAGATCTTCTGAATGAGATCAAGGAAGCAGAGAAACATATTGATAACTTGGAACAGTCTGGTGCCAAGCTGCAAAAGTCCAACGGAAATAAAGCCCAAGAATTTGTCTGTGTCAAAACTGCTCAGAGAAATATTCTTACAGTTAAACGTTCCACAAGTAAAAAACAAAcagaagtgaaaatatttttttctacagatatgaaaataaaaaactacCTAAAACAATTAAAGGCATTAGGTCAGGTTGCAACTTGCAAGCCAAGATCAACAGCATACAAAGTGAAACAACAGAGGAATATTAATATTACgcttaaaaaagacaaaaatacatGTAGAATACTTGGATCCTGTTATATTGAGGATGGTTCCTTGCTACTTGCTGACTGGAATAATAACAAGTTGAAACGTCTTGATGTCTCTACTGATAACATCATAGACCATCTACACCTGAAGGCACCTATTGCTGTATGTCTAACCAGGAAAAAAGAAGCTGCAGTAAGTCTCTGCAACAATTCCATACAGTTTGTATCACTAGGAGACAAGATGACAACAACAAGGAAGCTGAAGATGGATCATTTATGTTCTTGTTTGGCTTTCAATGATGGGATATTGTATATATCTGATGAAGACAAAACAGTTTATATTCATGATATAAATGGTGTCATGTTACATAAAATGACAAATGACAAATCAGGCAAATCCATTTTCAGTGACACTAGACGTATTAGTGTGAGTACAAACAGAGACTGTGTGTATGTGGCTGATTTCAACAAAGGTTTGATAACTCTAGACACGCAGGGAAATTATCTATCAACATTTACTGATCCTGATTTAGTTTGTCCCCGGGGAGTATGTACTGATAAGAGAGGAAACATACTGGTCTGTGGATGGGGGTCATCAAATATTGTCCAGATCAGTGAGGATTCAAAAACAACGTTAGGcatcatcaaaacaaaaaaacatccgTTATCAATCAGCTTTGATCCTCGCCGGAACACACTAGCTGTAACTAATGATACAATCAATATTGTAAATGTCTATGAGCTGGAGTAA